In one Nicotiana tomentosiformis chromosome 6, ASM39032v3, whole genome shotgun sequence genomic region, the following are encoded:
- the LOC138893753 gene encoding uncharacterized protein, with translation MSEFDIEYKLRTAIKSQVLDDFVADFSTGLLPLATKEAVMVSKSKLGVWILFTNEASNAKGSGLGIVLTMPSGETLRQAIKTVPLTNNEVEYEALIVGLELARRLDFEVIEIKCNSQLVVNQVYRIFETKEECMQQYVVKVQALLARLWEWLITRIPREENALADILANLGSSTEMKGSDFEIIVQIMHSILDTDSYY, from the coding sequence atgagtgaattcgacatagaatataaactgaggactgcgattaagtcacaagttttggatgactttgtggccgatttcagtacGGGATTGCTGCCTCTAGCCACCAAAGAAGCAGTAATGGTGTCAAAATCAAAATTGGGAGTTTGGATATTATTTACGAATGAAGCTTCCAATGCAAAAGGGTCTGGGCTTGGCATAGTATTAACCAtgccttcgggagaaaccctaaggcaggccataaAAACGGTCCCGTTAACTAACAACGAAGTAGAGTATGAAGCCTTGATTGTAGGACTCGAACTAGCCAGGAGACTAGATTTTGAGGTCATAGAAATTAAATGTAACtcccagctggtggtaaatcaggtctataggatcttcgaaaccaaagaggagtgcatgcaacaatacgtagtGAAGGTCCAGGCTCTGCTAGCTCGACTTTGGGAGTGGTTGATTACTCgcatcccgagggaagaaaatgcatTAGCAGATATATTAGCTAACCTTGGTTCATCAACGGAAATGAAGGGATCAGATTTTGAGATAATAGTACAGATCATGCACTCAATTCTGGACACAGATAGCTACTATTAG